One window of the Candidatus Microbacterium colombiense genome contains the following:
- the dapA gene encoding 4-hydroxy-tetrahydrodipicolinate synthase — protein sequence MTHSGNPFGQVLVALVTPMTADGEVDWPAVEKHIDDVITAGADGIVVTGTTGETSTLTDPEKLKLVEVGKSVSAGRAKIITGGGSNETAHAIELYKASEKAGADGIMIVTPYYNKPTQAGILTHFRLVADATDLPVILYDIPGRTGVPIKYETILRLAKHPNILAVKDAKGDFSEVSRVLNQTDLMYFSGDDANVLPHLAIGATGLIGVTANVAAAPYRTIIDAVNAGDLATATAEHKRMEPLVRAVMTHVPGTVAAKYILHGLGRISSPRVRLPLVGPEEWEAALIEDELDLVQNVPGADFSNFRPDRNAAAGGALPKVHGTTR from the coding sequence ATGACGCACTCGGGCAACCCATTCGGACAGGTTCTCGTCGCGCTCGTCACTCCGATGACGGCCGACGGTGAAGTCGATTGGCCCGCCGTCGAGAAGCACATCGATGACGTGATCACCGCAGGTGCGGACGGCATCGTCGTGACGGGAACGACCGGCGAGACCTCGACCCTCACGGACCCCGAGAAGCTCAAGCTCGTCGAGGTCGGCAAGTCCGTCTCCGCCGGCCGCGCCAAGATCATCACGGGCGGCGGATCCAACGAGACCGCGCACGCGATCGAGCTGTACAAGGCGAGTGAGAAGGCCGGCGCCGACGGCATCATGATCGTCACGCCTTATTACAACAAGCCCACCCAGGCGGGCATCCTGACGCATTTCCGCCTCGTGGCCGATGCCACCGATCTGCCGGTGATCCTCTACGACATCCCCGGACGCACCGGCGTGCCGATCAAGTACGAGACCATCCTGCGACTCGCGAAGCACCCGAACATCCTCGCGGTGAAGGACGCCAAGGGCGACTTCTCCGAAGTGAGTCGTGTGCTCAACCAGACCGACCTGATGTACTTCTCCGGAGACGACGCGAACGTGCTCCCGCACCTCGCCATCGGCGCCACCGGCCTCATAGGGGTGACCGCGAACGTCGCGGCCGCGCCGTACCGCACGATCATCGACGCGGTGAACGCGGGTGACCTCGCCACGGCGACGGCCGAGCACAAGCGCATGGAGCCGCTCGTCCGTGCCGTGATGACGCATGTCCCCGGCACCGTCGCGGCGAAGTACATCCTGCACGGTCTCGGACGCATCTCCAGCCCTCGCGTGCGTCTTCCCCTCGTCGGACCGGAGGAGTGGGAGGCCGCTCTCATCGAGGACGAGCTCGACCTCGTCCAGAACGTGCCCGGCGCCGACTTCTCCAACTTCCGCCCCGACCGCAACGCGGCCGCGGGTGGCGCCCTGCCGAAGGTGCACGGCACGACGCGCTGA